In the genome of Falco naumanni isolate bFalNau1 chromosome W, bFalNau1.pat, whole genome shotgun sequence, one region contains:
- the LOC121080667 gene encoding uncharacterized protein LOC121080667, with amino-acid sequence MESGQRSMESLLLLMANQCPGDVVTTLLKIAPRGDSTALALWEVMLSTAQTLEKVLKELFIKLQDRQNRLFYTYQEDTCFVRLAARKMEVFMPDIMKVLEDGNKNIKMKSLVVSRNIIGHLKKTKASPIAVQLMEKLLPLFAAGFSEVRELSISLFRDLMKTVVRKNKRQMKTKVEMGLLPLILHMSDQIHSVAKASREALLAAAELLKWKKLKHLLQSHQTWRIAECLLQRDRRRTEEYLNQSLPYLEDDQATLRATAVRFIGLAGQLLRDQREEKLAEICSALQTLEEDNEPSICSLAAQTTSILSTPRVRQTSRCTLRSLCCWCC; translated from the exons ATGGAGTCAGGCCAGCGTAGCATGGAGTCACTGCTGCTCCTGATGGCTAACCAGTGCCCTGGGGACGTTGTCACCACGCTACTGAAGATCGCTCCACGAGGAGACAG cactgccctggcacTGTGGGAGGTGATGCTCTCCACGGCCCAGACCTTGGAGAAGGTTCTGAAGGAGCTGTTCATCAAACTCCAGGACCGGCAAAACAGGCTCTTCTACACATACCAGGAGGACACCTGTTTCGTTCGGTTGGCT GCAAGAAAAATGGAGGTCTTCATGCCAGACATTATGAAGGTCCTGGAGGATGGCAACAAAAATATCAAGATGAAGTCCCTGGTGGTCTCGCGAAACATCATAGGTCACCTGAAGAAGACAAAGGCCAGCCCCATCGCTGTCCAGCTGATGGAGAAGCTCTTGCCCCTCTTTGCTGCG GGCTTCAGCGAGGTAAGAGAGCTCTCCATCAGCCTCTTCAGAGACCTAATGAAGACTGTGGTGAGGAAGAACAAGAGGCAGATGAAGACAAAAGTGGAAATGGGCTTGCTCCCTCTCATCCTTCACATGAGCGACCAAATCCACAGCGTGGCCAAG gCCTCCAGGGAAGCCCTCCTcgctgcagcagagctcctcaAGTGGAAAAAGCTCAAAcacctgctgcagagccatCAGACATGGAGGATTGCAGAGTGCTTG CTACAGCGGGACAGGCGCAGGACCGAAGAGTACTTGAATCAGAGCCTGCCATACCTGGAGGATGATCAGGCCACCTTGCGAGCAACAGCTGTCAGGTTCATCG GGCTTGCTGGGCAGCTCCTGAGGGACCAAAGGGAGGAGAAACTGGCTGAGATCTGCAGCG CCCTTCAGACCTTGGAGGAAGACAATGAACCCTCCATCTGTTCCCTGGCAGCTCAGACCACTTCCATCCTGAGCACTCCAAGGGTGCGGCAAACATCACGATGCACCCTGCGatcactgtgctgctggtgctgctaa